From one Pseudactinotalea sp. HY158 genomic stretch:
- the chvE gene encoding multiple monosaccharide ABC transporter substrate-binding protein, with amino-acid sequence MRINRLVAATAGLGLALTLAACGGQGAGGVDDAPGGNSADADPSDQTIGVAMPTQTSERWIADGEAVKSQLEEKGYTVDLQFANDDIPTQSQQIDQMITQGVDLLIIASIDGTALSSQLESAAAKDIPVIAYDRLINGSDHVEFYVTFDNYNVGVQQATSLLVGLGFLEEDGTEAADAPTSPQNIEVFAGSPDDNNAGFFFDGAMETLAPYLEDGRIVVPSGQTDFDTVATLRWSQEAAQTRMEDLLTSTYSGGEELDGVLSPFDGISRGVITALQGAGHGPSLEEGLPIVSGQDAEIASVSLIDQGVQFATIFKDTRKLASQAVTAATSFLEGDEPEANDTETYDNGVKIVPSYLLESDIVYKENISELLIDSGYYTQEQVDTGQ; translated from the coding sequence ATGCGTATCAACAGACTTGTGGCGGCCACCGCCGGGTTGGGACTAGCCCTGACCCTGGCCGCGTGTGGCGGTCAGGGTGCGGGCGGCGTCGATGACGCACCCGGCGGCAACAGCGCCGATGCCGATCCGTCGGATCAGACCATCGGTGTCGCCATGCCCACCCAGACCTCGGAACGATGGATCGCCGACGGGGAGGCAGTCAAGAGCCAACTCGAGGAGAAGGGCTACACGGTCGACCTGCAGTTCGCGAACGACGACATCCCCACGCAGAGTCAGCAGATCGACCAGATGATCACGCAGGGTGTCGACCTGCTCATCATCGCGTCGATCGACGGCACCGCGCTGTCGAGTCAGCTCGAGTCGGCCGCTGCCAAGGACATCCCGGTCATCGCGTACGACCGCCTCATCAACGGCAGCGACCACGTGGAGTTCTACGTCACGTTCGATAACTACAACGTCGGCGTCCAACAGGCCACCTCGCTGCTCGTCGGCCTCGGCTTCCTCGAGGAGGATGGCACCGAGGCGGCCGATGCGCCCACGAGCCCGCAGAACATCGAGGTGTTCGCCGGCTCCCCGGACGACAACAACGCCGGCTTCTTCTTCGACGGAGCCATGGAGACCCTCGCGCCGTACCTCGAGGACGGACGGATCGTCGTGCCCTCGGGCCAGACGGACTTCGACACGGTCGCGACGCTCCGCTGGAGCCAGGAGGCGGCACAGACCCGCATGGAGGACCTACTCACCTCGACCTACTCGGGCGGTGAGGAACTCGACGGCGTGCTGTCTCCCTTCGATGGAATCTCCCGTGGCGTGATCACGGCACTCCAGGGCGCCGGGCACGGTCCGAGCCTCGAGGAGGGTCTGCCGATCGTCAGCGGGCAGGACGCGGAGATCGCCTCGGTCAGCCTCATCGACCAGGGGGTCCAGTTCGCCACGATCTTCAAGGACACCCGCAAGCTGGCGAGCCAGGCGGTGACCGCCGCCACGTCGTTCCTCGAGGGGGACGAGCCGGAGGCCAACGACACCGAGACGTACGACAACGGCGTCAAGATCGTTCCGTCCTATCTGCTCGAGTCGGACATCGTGTACAAGGAGAACATCTCCGAGCTGCTGATCGATTCCGGCTACTACACCCAGGAGCAGGTCGACACCGGCCAGTGA
- a CDS encoding VaFE repeat-containing surface-anchored protein, which produces MLERHSSTGRRAGIIILLAALAATLGLWSPAGPARADTGFDPGYPAMGTHEEAVRGYGIQTPAGREGTTLFALHSDDDGTPDLFAYCVEFTVGAHYEIGLEIGGWDDFPGNNNFRTDERVREHVAWIVHGTYPQITLAELADRSGIEGLTEKEAITGSQAAIWSYTDAAPAEARFAYEGLREGTGATDTTSPAALRVQDLVDYLTGEANTGRAESEGPELSVAPPRATGRAGTLVGPIVFDSSEPTVVATVAGPYPLVLADGTPVDVSAAPTGVDLFLDVPAAAPAGDVSITATVTGPERTGVLVTNTKPRTQSLIIARSEQVEVTATATVEWEAVPRIGTTAVNGEDGGRFLPESGPATIVDTVDYDGLVPGTEYTIEGELMTRGEAGGTPTGLTATATFTPETPTGSVDLTFEIPAGALTGEVIVVFEHLYRDGVPVAAHADIDDENQTVYRPAIDTYAYNLATGEKLLDPDGSTLRDDVSYSGLVVGESYVVTGEVRDHATGESTGLTSETTFVAESSAGIVHVDFDVPAGYADATLVVFERLYLERSRTAMLAGGARTMAVPTEVTIEDRRLLATHEDLDDERQTVVVGPKPTPEPTPPPTPEPTEPTEPTEPTPEPTGPASSSSSEPLPQTGAGSSGAALWLTAGLLLVGGLLLSVRRIRANG; this is translated from the coding sequence ATGCTCGAACGTCACTCATCCACCGGCCGCCGCGCCGGCATCATCATTCTCCTGGCCGCCCTCGCCGCCACCCTCGGCCTCTGGTCCCCCGCCGGGCCCGCCCGGGCGGACACCGGCTTCGATCCCGGATACCCCGCCATGGGCACCCACGAGGAGGCCGTCCGCGGCTACGGCATCCAGACACCCGCGGGCCGCGAGGGCACGACCCTCTTCGCCCTCCACTCCGACGACGACGGCACGCCGGACCTGTTCGCCTACTGCGTCGAGTTCACGGTCGGAGCCCACTACGAGATCGGCCTGGAGATCGGCGGCTGGGACGACTTCCCCGGCAACAACAACTTCCGAACCGACGAGCGGGTGCGCGAACACGTCGCCTGGATCGTCCACGGCACCTATCCGCAGATCACCCTGGCCGAGCTCGCCGACCGATCCGGCATCGAGGGCCTGACCGAGAAGGAGGCGATCACCGGATCGCAGGCCGCGATCTGGTCCTACACCGACGCCGCGCCCGCGGAGGCGCGCTTCGCCTACGAGGGCCTGCGGGAGGGCACCGGCGCCACCGACACCACCTCGCCCGCGGCCCTGCGGGTGCAGGACCTCGTGGACTACCTCACCGGCGAGGCGAACACCGGACGGGCCGAATCGGAGGGACCCGAGCTGAGCGTCGCCCCGCCCCGGGCGACCGGCCGGGCCGGCACCCTCGTCGGCCCGATCGTCTTCGACTCCTCCGAGCCCACGGTGGTCGCCACCGTCGCCGGCCCCTACCCGCTCGTGCTCGCCGACGGCACGCCCGTCGACGTGTCCGCCGCCCCGACCGGCGTCGACCTCTTCCTCGACGTGCCCGCCGCCGCCCCCGCGGGCGACGTGAGCATCACGGCGACCGTGACCGGGCCCGAGCGCACCGGCGTGCTGGTCACGAACACGAAGCCCCGCACCCAGTCCCTCATAATCGCCCGGAGTGAGCAGGTGGAGGTGACCGCGACGGCCACCGTCGAGTGGGAGGCCGTCCCGCGGATCGGCACGACCGCCGTGAACGGGGAGGACGGCGGCAGGTTCCTGCCCGAGTCCGGCCCGGCCACGATCGTCGACACCGTGGATTACGACGGCCTCGTGCCGGGCACCGAGTACACGATCGAGGGCGAGCTCATGACCCGCGGTGAGGCCGGCGGCACGCCCACCGGCCTCACCGCCACCGCCACCTTCACCCCCGAGACCCCGACCGGCAGCGTCGATCTCACCTTCGAGATTCCCGCCGGCGCCCTGACCGGCGAGGTCATCGTGGTCTTCGAGCACCTCTACCGCGACGGCGTTCCCGTCGCCGCGCACGCCGACATCGACGACGAGAACCAGACCGTCTACCGGCCCGCGATCGACACCTACGCCTACAACCTGGCCACGGGTGAGAAGCTGCTCGATCCGGACGGCTCCACGCTCAGGGACGACGTCTCCTACTCCGGTCTCGTCGTGGGCGAGTCGTATGTGGTCACCGGCGAGGTGAGGGATCACGCCACGGGCGAGTCGACCGGCCTCACCTCCGAGACCACCTTCGTGGCCGAGAGCTCCGCGGGGATCGTCCACGTCGACTTCGACGTTCCCGCCGGCTACGCCGATGCGACCCTCGTCGTGTTCGAGCGGCTGTACCTCGAGCGTTCCCGCACGGCGATGCTCGCCGGCGGTGCGCGCACGATGGCGGTGCCCACCGAGGTGACCATCGAGGACCGCAGGCTGCTGGCCACGCACGAGGACCTCGACGACGAGCGCCAGACGGTCGTGGTCGGCCCCAAGCCGACCCCCGAGCCGACGCCGCCCCCGACCCCCGAGCCGACAGAGCCGACTGAGCCGACAGAGCCCACCCCTGAGCCGACCGGCCCGGCGTCTTCGAGCTCGTCGGAACCGCTCCCGCAGACCGGGGCGGGATCGTCCGGCGCGGCGCTGTGGCTCACGGCCGGGCTGCTCCTGGTCGGTGGCCTGCTCCTGTCCGTCCGCCGGATCCGCGCGAACGGCTGA
- the mmsA gene encoding multiple monosaccharide ABC transporter ATP-binding protein, which translates to MTENILEMHDITKTFPGVKALTDVTIEIGRGEIHAICGENGAGKSTLMKVLSGVYPYGSYTGHIRFNDDEVRFASINDSEAHGIVIIHQELALIPELSIAENIFLGNEVRGRLGMIDWHETRSRAAELMRQVGLAEQPTTRVGQLGVGKQQLVEIAKALSKNVSLLILDEPTAALNDNDSEHLLNLLRELNERGITCIIISHKLNEIAAISHRTTIIRDGRTIETIDMADADATQERIIRSMVGRDLEHRYPQRVPEIGAEVLRVEDWTVYHPSQVGRKVVDRASFDVRAGEVVGIAGLMGAGRTELAMSLFGQSYGRDISGRVYLDGEEIRMRTVSEAIAHGVAYVTEDRKQYGLNLIDNVRRNVSAAGLRRLTRRGWVNAHEELRVAEEYRTNLNIKTPNVMTITGNLSGGNQQKVVLSKWLYTEPEVLILDEPTRGIDVGAKYEIYTIINRMVAAGKAVVIISSELPEILGVCDRIFTLSDGRMTGQLPRAEATQENLMELMTREKVQAA; encoded by the coding sequence ATGACCGAGAACATCCTGGAGATGCACGACATCACGAAGACCTTCCCCGGCGTCAAGGCACTCACGGACGTCACCATCGAGATCGGCCGCGGCGAGATCCACGCGATCTGCGGTGAGAATGGCGCGGGCAAGTCGACCCTCATGAAGGTGCTCTCCGGCGTCTACCCGTACGGCAGCTACACCGGTCACATCCGCTTCAACGACGATGAGGTTCGCTTCGCCTCGATCAACGACAGCGAGGCCCACGGTATCGTCATCATTCATCAGGAACTGGCCCTCATACCCGAGCTGTCCATCGCCGAGAACATCTTCCTCGGTAACGAGGTCCGCGGCCGGCTGGGAATGATCGATTGGCACGAGACCCGCTCCCGGGCCGCAGAGCTGATGCGACAGGTCGGCCTGGCAGAACAGCCGACAACACGCGTCGGCCAACTCGGTGTCGGTAAGCAGCAACTGGTGGAGATCGCCAAGGCACTGTCGAAGAACGTGTCACTCCTCATCCTCGACGAGCCCACGGCCGCCCTGAACGACAACGACTCCGAACATCTTCTCAATCTACTACGCGAGCTCAACGAGCGTGGCATCACGTGCATCATCATCTCGCACAAGCTCAATGAGATCGCGGCGATATCTCACCGCACGACCATCATTCGCGATGGCAGGACGATCGAGACCATCGACATGGCCGATGCCGATGCGACGCAGGAACGTATCATCCGGAGCATGGTCGGCCGAGACCTCGAGCATCGCTACCCCCAGCGCGTGCCGGAGATCGGTGCGGAAGTGCTCCGGGTGGAGGATTGGACCGTCTACCATCCGAGCCAGGTGGGCCGGAAGGTCGTCGATCGGGCGAGCTTCGACGTACGCGCGGGCGAAGTGGTCGGAATCGCCGGCCTCATGGGCGCGGGCCGCACCGAGCTCGCCATGAGCCTCTTCGGCCAGAGCTATGGACGTGACATCTCCGGCCGCGTGTATCTCGACGGTGAGGAGATCCGCATGCGTACGGTCTCCGAAGCGATCGCTCACGGCGTCGCCTATGTGACCGAAGACCGTAAGCAGTATGGGCTCAACCTCATCGACAACGTCCGCCGCAACGTGTCGGCGGCCGGCCTGCGGCGGTTGACCCGGCGTGGCTGGGTCAACGCCCATGAGGAACTCCGCGTGGCCGAGGAGTACCGAACCAATCTGAACATCAAGACACCGAATGTCATGACCATCACCGGAAACCTCTCCGGTGGGAACCAGCAGAAGGTCGTCCTGTCCAAGTGGCTCTACACCGAGCCCGAGGTGCTCATCCTCGATGAGCCGACACGCGGGATCGACGTCGGCGCCAAGTACGAGATCTACACGATCATCAACCGCATGGTCGCGGCCGGAAAAGCAGTCGTCATCATCTCCTCCGAACTCCCAGAGATTCTCGGAGTATGTGATCGCATCTTCACATTGTCCGACGGACGGATGACAGGACAACTGCCGCGAGCAGAAGCAACCCAGGAGAATCTCATGGAGCTCATGACCAGGGAGAAGGTACAAGCAGCATGA
- a CDS encoding cyclase family protein, which translates to MSVLTQLVTDLREGRIEVVDLTAPLSSETPILELPEIFGQTARFELEEISRYDDRGPAWYWNNFRTGEHTGTHFDAPNHWASGRDLADISAVPVSSFVAPAVVLDVTADVAADPNFLIERHHVEAFVAEHGPLPAGGWLLCRTGWSARAGQADMINRIDGEPASPGLSAECARWVAQETPLQGLGVETVGTDAGAAAGFDPLFPCHDHFMGAGKYGLAQLQNLDRLPPTGAVVLASPLRIVSGSGSPVRVLALVER; encoded by the coding sequence GTGTCCGTGTTGACCCAGCTCGTGACCGACCTGCGCGAGGGCCGCATCGAAGTCGTCGACCTCACCGCCCCGTTGAGCAGCGAGACCCCGATCCTCGAGCTCCCCGAGATCTTCGGCCAGACGGCCCGATTCGAGCTCGAGGAGATCTCCCGCTACGACGACCGCGGCCCCGCCTGGTATTGGAACAACTTCCGCACCGGCGAGCACACCGGCACCCACTTCGACGCGCCGAACCACTGGGCCAGCGGCCGCGACCTGGCGGACATCTCCGCGGTGCCGGTGTCGAGCTTCGTGGCCCCGGCCGTCGTGCTCGACGTGACCGCGGACGTGGCCGCCGACCCGAACTTCCTCATCGAGCGCCACCACGTCGAGGCGTTCGTGGCCGAGCACGGCCCGCTGCCGGCCGGCGGCTGGCTCCTGTGCCGCACCGGCTGGTCGGCGCGCGCGGGGCAGGCCGACATGATCAACCGCATCGACGGCGAACCGGCGAGCCCGGGGCTCTCGGCCGAATGCGCCCGCTGGGTGGCCCAGGAGACGCCGCTGCAGGGCCTCGGCGTGGAGACCGTCGGAACCGACGCGGGCGCCGCGGCCGGCTTCGACCCGCTGTTCCCCTGCCACGACCACTTCATGGGCGCGGGCAAGTACGGGCTCGCGCAGCTGCAGAACCTCGACCGACTCCCGCCCACCGGGGCGGTCGTGCTCGCCTCGCCGCTGAGGATCGTCTCCGGAAGCGGGTCGCCCGTGCGGGTGCTCGCGCTCGTCGAACGGTGA
- a CDS encoding thiamine pyrophosphate-binding protein, with product MTAGTCAGAIGRALVDAGIRHVFGVVGSGNFHLTNAMIAAGATFTAARHEGGAATMADAYARTSGAVTAVSVHQGCGYTNAITGIAEAAKSRTPLVVLAPLATAPSSNFAIDQGAIAAAVGAESVTLTDPGTAARDAARVVARARDGRRTIVLQLPLPLLDDVAPAGASAHRPGGFAAAGAGAVEPGEADLAALAAAIGAAKRPVFVAGRGGRAPGAREALLDLAEASGALVATSAVAAGLFHGDPWDLGISGGFSSPGAAELIRGADLIVGWGCALNMWTMRHGRLIGDRATVAQVDDTTGALGAHREIDVPVVGDVSAVARALLGRIGPRAGYRTGEVTRRLAAGIGWRHTPFDDASTAERIDPRTLTLALDELLPLERVIGVDSGNFMGYPSAFLRVPDERGLCFTQAFQSIGLGLATAIGAALAQPDRLPIAALGDGGALMAAAEFETLRRLGLPMLVIVYNDDAYGAEVHHFAGENLDTVTFPPTDIAAIARGYGLEGVTVRRPGDLDPVRAWLDGPRERALVIDAKVTSEPSWWLAEAFGH from the coding sequence GTGACGGCCGGCACGTGCGCAGGCGCGATCGGGCGCGCGCTCGTGGACGCGGGCATTCGCCACGTCTTCGGCGTCGTCGGATCGGGCAACTTCCACCTGACGAACGCGATGATCGCGGCCGGGGCGACGTTCACCGCGGCCCGGCACGAGGGCGGGGCCGCCACGATGGCCGACGCCTATGCCCGCACGAGCGGTGCGGTCACCGCGGTGAGCGTGCATCAGGGGTGCGGTTACACGAACGCGATCACGGGCATCGCGGAGGCCGCCAAGTCCCGCACCCCGCTCGTCGTGCTCGCCCCGCTCGCCACCGCGCCCTCCTCCAATTTCGCCATCGACCAGGGGGCGATCGCCGCCGCCGTCGGGGCGGAGTCGGTCACGCTCACCGACCCGGGCACGGCCGCCCGGGATGCGGCCCGTGTCGTCGCCCGGGCGCGGGATGGCCGCCGCACGATCGTGCTCCAGTTGCCGCTTCCGCTTCTGGACGACGTCGCTCCCGCGGGTGCATCGGCCCACCGTCCGGGTGGGTTCGCCGCGGCGGGGGCGGGCGCCGTCGAACCGGGCGAGGCCGACCTGGCCGCGCTGGCCGCGGCGATCGGGGCGGCGAAGCGGCCGGTGTTCGTGGCCGGGCGTGGCGGGCGCGCGCCGGGGGCGCGGGAGGCTCTGCTCGACCTCGCCGAGGCGAGTGGCGCGCTCGTGGCGACCTCCGCCGTCGCTGCCGGGCTCTTCCACGGCGACCCGTGGGACCTGGGCATCTCCGGCGGGTTCTCCAGCCCCGGCGCGGCCGAGCTCATCCGCGGCGCCGACCTCATCGTGGGCTGGGGCTGCGCCCTGAACATGTGGACGATGCGGCACGGCCGGCTCATCGGCGATCGAGCCACCGTGGCCCAGGTCGACGACACGACCGGCGCGCTCGGCGCCCACCGGGAGATCGACGTGCCCGTGGTCGGCGACGTGAGCGCCGTGGCACGCGCCCTGCTCGGCCGGATCGGGCCGCGTGCGGGCTACCGCACCGGCGAGGTCACCCGCCGGCTCGCGGCCGGGATCGGCTGGCGGCACACGCCGTTCGACGACGCCTCCACGGCCGAGCGGATCGATCCCCGCACCCTGACGCTGGCGCTCGACGAACTGCTGCCCCTCGAGCGGGTGATCGGCGTGGACTCGGGCAACTTCATGGGCTACCCGAGCGCGTTCCTGCGGGTGCCGGACGAGCGGGGCCTGTGCTTCACCCAGGCGTTCCAATCGATCGGGCTCGGGCTGGCGACCGCGATCGGCGCCGCCCTCGCCCAGCCGGACCGGCTACCGATCGCCGCCCTCGGCGACGGGGGAGCCCTCATGGCCGCCGCCGAGTTCGAGACGCTCCGCCGGCTCGGCCTGCCGATGCTCGTGATCGTCTACAACGACGACGCCTACGGGGCCGAGGTCCACCACTTCGCGGGCGAGAACCTCGACACGGTCACGTTCCCACCCACCGACATCGCGGCGATCGCCCGCGGCTACGGCCTCGAGGGCGTGACCGTGCGCCGGCCCGGGGACCTGGACCCCGTGCGCGCCTGGCTCGATGGGCCCCGGGAGCGTGCCCTCGTCATCGACGCGAAGGTCACCTCCGAGCCGTCCTGGTGGCTCGCCGAGGCCTTCGGGCACTGA
- a CDS encoding LacI family DNA-binding transcriptional regulator has product MAKAPVMADVAARAGVSHQTVSRVLNSPTLVRPETRRRVLEAIEEMGYRRNLSARALATNRTRLIGVVNPSVTHFGPSHMAMAIQDAARASGYATISAGTDSETSSLSPTLDFFLDLAVDGLIVVAPTTEMAEATRDLADTLPVVIIAPGLTSPAPMHVVAVDHDFGARLATGHLASLGHEHIAHVSGPLNWFDARARLEGWRAELTDAGLSTAHLLHAGWGADDGYDAGLELLRRHREITAVFAANDLLALGLMRRFNEVGLRVPEDVSVVGYDDISGADYYQPPLTTVRQPFDAVGHKAIDVLLAAIDGSMSTQSLIHPRLVVRGSTGRRL; this is encoded by the coding sequence ATGGCGAAAGCACCCGTCATGGCCGACGTGGCCGCACGCGCCGGAGTCTCACACCAAACCGTGTCACGAGTACTCAACAGTCCGACCCTCGTCCGGCCGGAGACTCGTCGACGAGTCCTCGAGGCGATCGAGGAGATGGGGTACCGGCGAAACCTGTCCGCGCGTGCTCTTGCCACGAACCGCACGCGCCTCATCGGGGTGGTCAACCCATCCGTCACGCACTTCGGACCGAGCCATATGGCGATGGCGATCCAAGACGCCGCCCGGGCGTCCGGGTACGCGACCATCTCGGCCGGCACGGACAGCGAGACGAGCAGCCTGTCTCCAACCCTGGACTTCTTCCTCGACCTTGCCGTCGACGGTCTCATCGTCGTGGCCCCGACTACTGAGATGGCCGAAGCGACACGCGACCTGGCGGACACACTCCCCGTCGTCATCATCGCTCCCGGTCTCACCTCCCCCGCCCCCATGCACGTCGTCGCGGTCGACCACGATTTCGGCGCACGCCTTGCCACCGGGCACCTCGCCTCCCTCGGTCACGAGCACATCGCGCACGTGAGCGGACCCCTCAACTGGTTCGACGCGCGCGCCCGGCTGGAGGGGTGGCGCGCGGAGCTGACCGATGCCGGACTGTCGACCGCACACCTGCTCCACGCCGGTTGGGGCGCCGACGACGGGTACGACGCCGGTCTCGAGCTGCTCCGCCGACACCGGGAGATCACGGCCGTGTTCGCGGCGAACGACCTTCTCGCCCTCGGCCTCATGCGCAGATTCAACGAAGTGGGTCTCCGCGTCCCGGAGGACGTCTCCGTCGTCGGCTACGACGACATCTCCGGCGCCGACTATTACCAGCCCCCGCTCACGACCGTGCGACAGCCGTTCGACGCGGTCGGCCACAAGGCGATCGACGTGCTCCTTGCAGCGATCGATGGAAGCATGTCGACGCAATCGCTCATCCACCCCCGCCTCGTCGTCCGAGGTTCGACAGGTCGCCGCCTCTAG
- the mmsB gene encoding multiple monosaccharide ABC transporter permease, with translation MTGIANLRVLWSSNLRQSGILIALAVIVMFFSVFNPNFLSPGNLTNIVLQYSYILILAIGMMIVIVGGHIDLSVGSLLALTGAVSAVVVIKHGAPWWVGVLAALAVGLLAGVWQGFWVAYVGIPAFIVTLAGMLLFRGLTYQVLNNVSLSPFGGPYYEIANGFFNGLLGGYGFDVFTLVIFAFAVVGYVVIQIRDRRATLRFNQAVAAFPLFLLKLVAVAAIVMAFAYQLSRSRGLPYVLIILAVLIIVYSIVMQRTTFGRHVYAIGGNLPAALLSGVKVKRDNFLIMVNMGLLSGVAGVVYSSRMNGAQPGAGNMFELDAIAACFIGGAAITGGIGRITGAMIGGLIMAVMSNGMQLMGLPSSTQQVVKGLVLLLAVAFDVYNKRRAGGR, from the coding sequence ATGACCGGAATCGCGAACCTCCGAGTGCTCTGGTCGAGCAATCTGCGACAGAGCGGAATCCTCATCGCCCTCGCGGTGATCGTCATGTTCTTCTCGGTGTTCAATCCGAACTTCCTCAGCCCCGGCAACCTGACGAACATCGTCCTGCAGTACTCCTACATCCTCATCCTCGCGATCGGCATGATGATCGTGATCGTCGGTGGCCATATCGACCTGTCCGTCGGCTCCCTCCTCGCCCTCACGGGCGCGGTCTCGGCCGTGGTCGTCATCAAGCACGGGGCCCCGTGGTGGGTGGGTGTGCTCGCCGCGCTCGCGGTCGGACTCCTCGCCGGTGTCTGGCAGGGGTTCTGGGTCGCCTACGTCGGAATCCCGGCGTTCATCGTCACGCTCGCCGGCATGCTCCTCTTCCGGGGCCTGACGTACCAGGTGCTCAACAATGTCTCGCTGTCACCCTTCGGCGGCCCGTACTACGAGATCGCCAACGGATTCTTCAACGGGCTGTTGGGTGGCTACGGCTTCGACGTCTTCACGCTCGTCATCTTCGCCTTCGCGGTCGTCGGGTACGTCGTCATACAGATTCGGGATCGTCGGGCGACTCTCCGATTCAACCAGGCGGTCGCCGCCTTCCCGCTGTTCCTGCTCAAGCTCGTCGCGGTTGCGGCCATCGTCATGGCCTTCGCCTATCAGCTCTCCCGGAGCCGCGGTCTTCCCTACGTGCTCATCATTCTCGCGGTCCTCATCATCGTGTACTCGATCGTCATGCAGCGCACGACGTTCGGCCGGCATGTCTACGCGATCGGGGGCAACCTTCCGGCCGCCCTGCTCTCGGGTGTCAAGGTCAAGCGCGACAACTTCCTCATCATGGTCAACATGGGGCTGCTCTCCGGCGTCGCCGGGGTCGTCTACTCGTCCCGCATGAACGGTGCCCAACCGGGCGCGGGGAACATGTTCGAGCTCGACGCCATCGCGGCGTGCTTCATCGGTGGCGCAGCGATCACCGGCGGGATCGGCCGGATCACCGGAGCCATGATCGGTGGCCTCATCATGGCCGTCATGAGTAACGGCATGCAGCTCATGGGTCTGCCTTCGTCCACTCAGCAGGTGGTCAAGGGACTCGTGCTTCTTCTGGCGGTCGCGTTCGACGTCTACAACAAGCGTCGCGCGGGTGGACGCTGA